The Arachis ipaensis cultivar K30076 chromosome B05, Araip1.1, whole genome shotgun sequence nucleotide sequence TAGAGCCAACAGCAGTTGTTCTATACTTAGTTCAACAAAGTCTACATTTGGAAGATTAAGAAATTGATGATATTCGTCTTCTATAAAGTCCATTTTATTCAAAGTTGCTTTATAGTTCATAGCAGCTGATCTTGGGTGACCTTTTGCAACTGATACCTGCAAAACAAGACAAATCATCATGTCAGTATATCACTGAGTAGTAGGATGCACAAATTCACATGTTTAGATTAGTTAGTATTGTATCTTGGAAAAAGATTTTCCTCCGATCAACATTTGGGCCTTAATGTGTTCAAATTTTCAGAAGAAGACATACAATATCAGATTATTGAATCCAACTATCTAAATTAATCCAAAATTTCATCCCAATTGGAAAGAAATCAATTCCAAGAACAATTCATGTCTTGTATTAGCAACCCAAAACAAAATCCTATTTTTTGTTGCTGCTGTTGTTGATGTAAAATAATAACCAcccaaagaaaaaaagtatactCAGGGATTCGTAGAATCATAATTATGCAGCTCAACAAATCATTTCATCTAAAATTGGAGGGAACTTACGCAATGCCTTTCTCCAAGCTCGAACAGCCAAAATCTCCACTCTGTCATAggcattccttccactttagcAGTAATATTAGTCCAGCATGTGTGAGTAAACTCCACTTTATGCAACTCTTCAGTCAGTCCACTCCCTATGGCTTTAACGTATGCTTCTTTTAGGCTCCAATACCTGGAAAATGTCATTATACATCGATAAAGAGTTCTTAATATTAAGCAGATAAAATATATTGTGAGATCTGTGATTGtctcaaaacaaatataaaatatataatttcaaagaCTATCTTTAATCTACGTCTACATTATACAGAGATGAAGATCTTAAGGATCGATCAAGTCATTCATGGAATTTTCATCAAGAGGGTGGAGATAACAGTTCTTTGAAATAAAGCTAGGCAAGCATACCAACAGGTTTATCAAAGCATCGCAGTAGTTGAGGAAACAGTGTGCTCATATTCTTGAAATATGATAGGAAGCACTCTATGTTTTGTATATTGCAATTGGGTTTTCCCCCAAACAAATGACAACATTGAATTTTTATGGCATTTCAAAcgtgttaaattttgaaaatgcaGAATTGAGGTTTTTTATTTTGGcaacagaagaaaaaaaaaactatgtaAAGATAGAACGGAAGGAAAATAGCACTAAAGAGAGAGCAAAATCTCTTTCAAGGTaacgaaaaaaaatccaaaagtaaataaataaatagatgcAGAAAATTTTCAATACTTAAGAAAAAGTTGTTCACTCTCTAGAAACTGGAAGTCCggaacagcagcaacaacaaaatCCAAACCGCATGAACATTTTGTAATTAAACTATTTCCTCAACAAATATACAAATAGATCACGAGAATACCTgtaaaattcaattaatacatcATAAGATGTGCCAGCATTAACTATATTGTCCCATTCCAAACTGGAAAAGTATGATGCGAAGAAATGTATGAATTCTGTAATTGTTTCTCCCTGTGGTATATCATAGGAGACAATGTCTAACCCCACAAGGTATACAGATTCGGATGCTATGGCCACATAGTCACCATGATGAGatacattgaaattaaaattaggtAATCCGAGGCCAAGTTTATCATAATCCTGAAGCAAAACCATTTAAACTGTAAAGAATAAATAGAGCTACATGGAAGCAAATAGAAAAGGTGGCAGAAACACAATATGAGGAGTGATAGTATCACAATATAAAGAGTGATAGTATGAGTGTAAGATATATGCCAACATCTTAATACAAGCATCTCCATTTATTCAAAATGGATAGAAAAAATATACCTATGATGAAGAATAGAGAAACTGCAAAGCTTTACGTGA carries:
- the LOC107644964 gene encoding L-aminoadipate-semialdehyde dehydrogenase-phosphopantetheinyl transferase, with the translated sequence MRMEEGVRRWVVDISKWDPQPPDLSFPLSFLPSHEHSSVTRFVKMEDRKRALVSRMLQYALVSDVLRIPLSEISIKRTPEGKPYVDYDKLGLGLPNFNFNVSHHGDYVAIASESVYLVGLDIVSYDIPQGETITEFIHFFASYFSSLEWDNIVNAGTSYDVLIEFYRYWSLKEAYVKAIGSGLTEELHKVEFTHTCWTNITAKVEGMPMTEWRFWLFELGERHCVSVAKGHPRSAAMNYKATLNKMDFIEDEYHQFLNLPNVDFVELSIEQLLLALQKARVGKHRS